The genomic segment GACCTATTTTTTCACCATTTATCTCATGATAATTTCTATAATTACCGGATGAAGCAAGAGCACTATTATTTAACTCAATTATGCTTTGAAATTCATTATCATCATTTCCAAATTCTGTAGTAGGTTTTTCTACTCCAATACGCCAAACTCTGTCATTAACATTTTTTCCCATAGTGCGAACTTCGCCACCAATTTCAACCATAAAATTTTGTATTCCTCTACTAACTAAGTAGTCAGAAACTACATCAACACCATATCCTTTAGCTATGGCACCAAAATCAAGAGATACGTTTGGATGTTTTTTTCTTAGTACCAATTCCTGATTGGGGTTAAAATGATAATCAATGAGATCGAGTCCCGTAAATTTCAAAATGCTATCTACAGAAATAGTATCCTTAAGACTCAAGTTTTTATAAGCGTCTTCAAACCCAAAGCCCCAATAATTAACCAAATTCATAACAGTAGGATCAAAAGCACCTGATGATTGTACATAAACATCAACACTTTCCATAAAAACTATCTGGAAATGGAGATCTACAGCATGCCAGTGGGTAGTGTCTTTGCTTTTATTGAAAATGCTGATTATAGAAGTATCAATATAGGTTGACATAGATTGATTTACAACTCTTAATACAGAGTCTATACCTTCCTGATAAGAAACCGGTTGCCCCGGCATAACATACTTAATATCGTAAGTGGTGCCCATTGTCCTGCCGTTAATCTCAATTTGTGAGGGCCTGTCTTGTTGAGAGCAGGAGTTTAAGCTTAATATAAAAAGGAGAAAAGGAAAAAGAATGCGATTGTTCATTTAGGGATAATTTACAGATTTCTATTCAGGACTCTGGCTTTTATTTCTTCAATATTGCCTTTAGGTATTGCATCTACTAACTTTTTAGTATACTCACGTTGAGGATTATTATATATATCATCAGCTTTACCCATTTCTTCAATTTTTCCCTGGTTCATTACGATCATTCTGTCGGACATAAATTTCACAACTGAAAGGTCATGAGAGATGAATATATAGGTGAATTTAAACTCCTCTCTCAATTCAATTAAAAGATTTAAAACCTGAGCCTGAACAGATACGTCCAAAGCAGATACAGACTCATCACAAACGATAAAGCTTGGGTTAAGTGCAAGAGCTCTGGCGATACATATTCTTTGGCGCTGGCCACCTGAAAATTCATGAGGATACCTGTTAAACTGGTCTGCTTTTAGGTTTACTTTTTCCAGTAAATCAATTACTTTTTGCTTTCTTTCTTTTTGACCGCTATACAATTTATGAACCTCCATTGGCTCCATAATTGCATCTCCTATTGTCATTCTGGGGTTTAAAGATGAGTAAGGATCCTGGAAAATAATTTGCATTTCTTTTCTCAGTTTTGTTAATTCACTTTGAGAAACATCAAGAATATTTCTGCCTTTGTAAATTACTTCACCACCAACCGGGTCGACCAAACGTAAGATAGTTCTTCCTAAAGTAGTTTTTCCACAACCTGATTCCCCAACAAGTCCGAGCGTCTCTCCCGGATAAACATCAAAGGTAACATCATCTACTGCTTTCACATGTTCCAAAACTTTTCCAAAAAAGTTTGTTTTAGAAGGGAAATAAGTTTTTAAATTTCTGACACTTAATACCGGTTCGTCCTGCATAAGTTTATCATATCTTTGAGCGGTATGTTCAGAAGTAACCTCAACTTCAGCAAGAACTTTTTCAAGGTCAGACTCAAGTTCAATAATATTCCCCTCTTCATCTTCTTTCATAAAGTCAGAAACAGTAGGTAATTTACTGTATCTTTTGCCCAGAGGTGGTCGGCAGGCAAGTAGTCCTTTTGTATAAGGGTGTTGTGGATTGCTAAAAACATCCAAAATATCTCCGGATTCTACGA from the Chitinophagaceae bacterium genome contains:
- a CDS encoding ABC transporter ATP-binding protein, translated to MSDKLLLEVKDLQTVFSTEEGIVKAVNDVSFTLKRGETLGIVGESGSGKSVTSLSVMRLIPDPPGRITNGEILFHHKDGKVLDLVSAPDKVMRKYRGNHVSMIFQEPMTSLNPVFTCGDQVAEAIILHQKKSYNEAKNLVKALFERVKLPDPERIFKAYPHQLSGGQKQRVMIAMAMSCNPSLLIADEPTTALDVTVQATILELMRELRDEIEMSMMFITHDLGVIAEIADKVIVMYKGNIVESGDILDVFSNPQHPYTKGLLACRPPLGKRYSKLPTVSDFMKEDEEGNIIELESDLEKVLAEVEVTSEHTAQRYDKLMQDEPVLSVRNLKTYFPSKTNFFGKVLEHVKAVDDVTFDVYPGETLGLVGESGCGKTTLGRTILRLVDPVGGEVIYKGRNILDVSQSELTKLRKEMQIIFQDPYSSLNPRMTIGDAIMEPMEVHKLYSGQKERKQKVIDLLEKVNLKADQFNRYPHEFSGGQRQRICIARALALNPSFIVCDESVSALDVSVQAQVLNLLIELREEFKFTYIFISHDLSVVKFMSDRMIVMNQGKIEEMGKADDIYNNPQREYTKKLVDAIPKGNIEEIKARVLNRNL
- a CDS encoding FAD:protein FMN transferase, whose product is MNNRILFPFLLFILSLNSCSQQDRPSQIEINGRTMGTTYDIKYVMPGQPVSYQEGIDSVLRVVNQSMSTYIDTSIISIFNKSKDTTHWHAVDLHFQIVFMESVDVYVQSSGAFDPTVMNLVNYWGFGFEDAYKNLSLKDTISVDSILKFTGLDLIDYHFNPNQELVLRKKHPNVSLDFGAIAKGYGVDVVSDYLVSRGIQNFMVEIGGEVRTMGKNVNDRVWRIGVEKPTTEFGNDDNEFQSIIELNNSALASSGNYRNYHEINGEKIGHTLNPKTGFPETNRLLSITVIADNAMRADAYATAAMVLGHEKAFELIESNPILEALLVYLGENGEIEVMMTEKMSDLIIEI